One window of Quercus robur chromosome 12, dhQueRobu3.1, whole genome shotgun sequence genomic DNA carries:
- the LOC126708479 gene encoding uncharacterized protein At4g02000-like has protein sequence MADEVIHSLENMKLTTEEEEVIEVSDEGRQEEIESCTLSLLGKLLTCKPFNKKAAINTFKKAWGLEEGVHIMEVGSNLFQFKFQKEFEMERVFRGGPWTFDNQALMLCRWQMGLTARNVKFDSIPMWVQIWDAPFDMVSPKVAVEVGSRLGVVVEEEKRLKLEAQRLFMRVRVAISISKPIRRGGFVARSDGTRYWVKFKYERLPLFCHYCGLLGHDLRHCASYNATSKNSGDMMCQYGD, from the coding sequence ATGGCTGACGAAGTGATTCATAGCTTGGAAAACATGAAACTAACCACGGAGGAGGAGGAAGTGATAGAGGTATCTGACGAAGGAAGACAAGAGGAGATTGAGAGTTGTACACTAAGCTTACTGGGAAAGCTTCTCACGTGTAAACCATTCAACAAAAAGGCAGCGATAAACACATTTAAGAAGGCGTGGGGGTTAGAAGAAGGAGTTCACATCATGGAGGTGGGCTCAAATCTGTTTCAATTCAAATTCCAAAAAGAGTTTGAGATGGAAAGGGTTTTCAGAGGAGGCCCTTGGACGTTCGACAACCAAGCACTTATGCTTTGTCGGTGGCAGATGGGTTTGACAGCACGTAATGTGAAGTTTGATTCAATACCGATGTGGGTGCAAATTTGGGACGCACCATTTGACATGGTTTCTCCCAAGGTGGCCGTGGAAGTGGGGAGTAGGTTGGGAGTGGTAGTAGAAGAGGAGAAGCGACTGAAGCTTGAGGCACAACGGCTGTTCATGCGAGTCCGGGTTGCTATTTCGATTTCGAAACCGATAAGAAGGGGAGGTTTTGTGGCGAGATCAGATGGTACTCGGTACTGGGTTAAATTCAAGTATGAGCGACTGCCGTTGTTTTGTCACTACTGTGGGTTGCTGGGTCATGATCTACGTCACTGCGCCAGTTACAACGCGACATCAAAGAACAGCGGCGACATGATGTGTCAGTACGGCGACTAG